Genomic segment of Trichoplusia ni isolate ovarian cell line Hi5 chromosome 18 unlocalized genomic scaffold, tn1 tig00003353_group17, whole genome shotgun sequence:
GTCACAGTGTACTCTAGTTTCTGGGCGCCCCTGTTCGACCGCCGCATTCTCAACTACCGAGTCGACGTCGCCTTCGACCCGCAGACGGCTCGAGCAACTCGCGACCAATACACTAAGGACTACGGCTACAGAGGAGAGAGACTCATAGCTGACTTGGGGAACGGAAAAGGACCCAGTGATGTCCCGAAAAATGTAGAGGTGAGAATGTTTAATTAGGTACTGTATTAATATGACAATTGATATATTACTCATAATGTATACTCATAGTGTAATGTTATTTGTGCAGATGTATGGAGATGTAACATTTTACTACACTTGAGAAGGACCAAGTATGAAGACACAATACAACAAAACTGAGACTTGCTACTGTATATTGTTAGTGATGggttaaggaaaatatttgtgttgaaataaatatttgttaccaCAACTTTGTActgattgtattgaaatataaaaatgaaatagctGTGTAGTAGAGATTACCAGTTTAATGTTATTCTTATCCTAGTTATCACAGCGTCCTGCTCCGCCTACATCCGTCTCTTCTGTGTGCTGATGTAGAGCACATTGTTCCCGCGGATGAAGGCATCCCCATACTTGTTCTTTAGCTGTCCGTTCACATACTCTTCAGTCTGCTCCAGAGCTATGTTCATGTATCCGTCCAGACACGCTAGAACACCTGTTTGattgaatacttttattaatttggaATTACAAAAGTAGTGAAGATAATAAAAGGATTTGTCACTTTTCTTGCAGGTTtcggaataatttatttatcataaaatgtcAAAAGGAGAAACACCTTCAGAAAATTtctgtgatttttatttgtttgttatgtaaacaaacagcTTTGATTtcagacaaaagaaaaacaagtacCAAATCTATAAGTTTATGCTGTACATGACGAACACACTTTCGCAAATTCCTGCGCTGAAGAAATTTTACAAAGCAGTTAAGGATTCTAATGTTGATTGAATGCTAACCTAACCTACAAATCATATAaacatgttattaatttattttatttcacaatagGCACTATTTAAGTAAGTACATGCTACCACACAGTTCGTATGATCTCATAGAGTTCTCCaaggtaatgtaaataaacaaatggaAGGTAACCTCTGTAGTCGACGCCGCTGTTTAGTTTCACGACGACAGGCCGGCCGTGTATTT
This window contains:
- the LOC113506518 gene encoding uncharacterized protein LOC113506518, with amino-acid sequence MWRGVLLLVFVTLVASAASVTVYSSFWAPLFDRRILNYRVDVAFDPQTARATRDQYTKDYGYRGERLIADLGNGKGPSDVPKNVEMYGDVTFYYT
- the LOC113506519 gene encoding U6 snRNA-associated Sm-like protein LSm6, encoding MSRKEALSSFIQQIHGRPVVVKLNSGVDYRGVLACLDGYMNIALEQTEEYVNGQLKNKYGDAFIRGNNVLYISTQKRRM